The nucleotide sequence ACCTGAAAGATACCGCGCGCTTTGTCAGCGAGTTTGGCATTCAGGCGGCGGCCAACCGCTATACACTGGGAAAATGGCTTCCCGACGGCGGTCTGGAGTGGGGGAGCCGGGAGATGGCGTACCGGAACAAAGACGCTCATCCGCAGACGGCGGTGTTGGTGATGGCGGGGTACACCGGCGTGCCGCAGACCTTTGAGGAGTATGGGATGAACTCCATGCTCACCCAGGCCGAAGGGCTCCGGTTGGCGGTGGAACACTACCGCCGGCGAAAGTTCGCCACCTCCGGGGCGTTAATTTGGCAACTGAACGACTGCTGGCCGGGGATCAGCTGGAGTATCATCGATTACGAGGGCCTGCCCAAGGCGGCTTACTACTATGCCCGGCGGTTTTTCCACCCGTACCTGTTAACCCTGGAGGTGAAGGAAACGGAATGGATTTTACACGCGGTGTGGGACGGTCCGGACCCCTTGAGCGATGAGGTGACGATGGAGCTGGTCGACTTTCACGGAACTCGCTTGAAAATGGCGCAGTGGCCGATTCGGGTGCCTGCGGGAGGCCGGGTGGAGATTGCCAGGCTCGCCCCGGAGGAGTGGCTGGGCGGGGCGGACGTCCGGCGGGTGGCGGTGGCCCTGCGGTCCCAGACGGGGCGCACCCCGGAACGGTGGGTGTACCTGTGCGATCAAAAAGACATGGACCTGCCCCAAGCTTCCCTTGAGGTGGAGATTCTGGAGGGCGGGCGGGAGGTTCGGGTCCGGGTTGACGTCCACGCCCGGATGATCGTCCTGGAGGTGCCGGGAAAACCGGCGGTGTTCGAGGAGAATTTTTTTGACCTGGCAGCCGGAGAGAGCCGGGTGGTGAAAGTGACCGCCGGGGTGTCCGGGGAGCTTCGCCGGGTGACGGCGCGGTGTCTGAATGGGGCGCCGGTGATGGTGGAGATCGCCCGGTAAGCCCGTCGGGCGGGCAGCCTGCAATCGACAGCGCGCGGAGGGAGGGGAGTGCGATGAAGGCGATGGTGATCCCCGAGCCGGGGCGGGCGGTGATCCGAGAAGTCCCGGAACCCGAGCCGGGCCCGGGTGAAGTGGTGGTCTCCGTCAAAGCGGCGGGGATTTGCGGGACAGATTTTCATATCTTTGAGGGAGATTCTCTGGGCAGTTACCCGATCATCCCCGGGCACGAGTTCGCCGGCGTGGTGGCGAAGGTGGGCCCGGCTGTGACGTCCCTTGCGGTAGGGGATCGGGTGGCGGTGGACCCGTCGCTGTTTTGCGGGCGCTGCCGCTATTGTCTCACGAACCGGGGAAATCACTGTGAAAACTGGGGTGGTATCGGCACCACGGTACCCGGCGGGTTCGCCGAACAGGTGGCGGTACCCGAGTCTTCCGCTTTTCGGCTTCCGGATGCGCTTAGTTTTCAAGAAGGGGCGTTCGTGGAACCGGTGGCCTGCGTGGTACACGGGATAAACCGGCTGAATCTTCGCCCGGGGGAACGGGTGCTCCTCTTCGGAGCCGGGGCGATGGGCCAGCAGTTGGTGCAAGCGCTGGTCCACGCCGGGGCGGCGGAGTTGACCGCCGTGGATGTCGACCCGGGGAAATTGGCGCTGGCCCGACGGTTTGGCGCCACCCGGACGGTGCTAGCGGCGGCCCTGGAGAAGGAGCTCGGCGGGGAGCTGGAGTCGTTTGACGCGGTGGTGGATGCCACTGGAGCGCCGGCGGTGATTGAAACGGCCTTGCGGTTTCTCGGGCCGGCGGGAAAGTTCTTGCAGTTCGGCGTGGCGCCCAAAAGGGCGAAAATCTCCCTGAGCCCTTTTGATCTGTATCGGCGGGACTGGACGCTGATCGGCAGTATGGCCATTAACCACACGTTTCTGCCCGCCCTGGAGTGGGTGGCGGCGGGAAGGATCCAGGTGAAGCCTTTGCTGTCGAAAACGATCCCCTTGGAGGAGCTTCCCGAATTTCTGGGACGCCCGAAAGCGCCGGAGTTGCTCAAAGTTCAAGTGGTTTTCTGACGGGGTGTCGGCGCTGGCCGACCCCGTGTCAGCCGCACCCTTTCGCGGATTTTCCTGTGATAAACTAAAAGAGGCCCGGGTGCCGCCGGGCGATTTTTTTGATGAGGGGGGCTCAAAGGATGGAATACCGAAGGCTGGGAAAGAGTGGACTCAAGGTTTCGGCGATTGCCTTGGGAAGCTGGCTGACCTATGGGACGGTGACTGAAGAGCGGACAGCCGAGGCCTGTGTACATAAAGCTTTTGAGTTGGGGATCAATCATTTCGACTGCGCCAATGTGTACGGGGCGGAACCCCATGCCGCCGAGCGGGTGTTGGGCCGGGCCCTGCGGGAGTACCCCCGGGAGAGCTATGTGGTGACGACGAAGGCCTTTTGGCCGGTGGGAGCCGGACCCAATGATCGAGGACTCAGCCGTAAACACATCATCGGCGAGGTGGAGAAAAGTTTGACCGCCCTTGGGGTGGATTATGTGGATATTTTCTATTGCCACCGGTTTGACCCGGAGACAGACTTGGAGGAGACCCTCCGGGCTATCGATGACCTGATCACCCAGGGGAAGATTTTGTACGCCGGGTTCAGTGAATGGTCGCCGGTGCAAATTGCCGATGGGGTGCGCCTGCAGAAGGAGTTGGGGTTGCACCGGTTTGTGGCGAGCCAGCCGCTGTACAATATGCTCAATCGCGGCATCGAAGCCGAGGTGATCCCCTTGTGCGCCCGGGAGGGAATCGGCCAGGTGGTGTTTTCGCCCCTTGGGCAAGGGGTCCTCACGGGCAAATACCGCCCGGGCCAGCAGCCGCCGGCGGGCAGCCGGGGGGCCACGCCGGAGGTGCAGGCGTTTATGCGCCGATACCTGCAACCGGAAATCTTGCAAAAGGTGGAGGAGCTGGCGGCCGTCGCCCGCCGGTACGACCTGACTTTGGCGCGGATGGCGTTGGCGTGGGTGTTGCGGCTGCCGGAAGTGTCCAGCGCCTTGGTGGGGGCTTCCCGGCCCGAGCAGGTGGAGGAAAATGTCAAGGCCGCGGGGGTGGTGCTGCCCGAGGAGGCGCTGCGGGAGATCGACCGCATCTTAGGTGCGGCGGGATAACAGGACTTCAGGCCGGCGGGCGGGAGGCGGCCGCCGGCCCGGAGCCAGAGGGCCGGCGGGAGGTGTCAAGGATTCGACTTAGTCCCGGCGGCGCGGGGCCCGATGTCGGGGATCCGCTCGGCGATCGCTTGCATGGTGAAAGAAATGCAAGGCATACCCGGCGAACTCACCGGCTCTTCGCCATGGTAGACGGCGGTCAGTTCATACCGTTCCTTTTCCAGAATGTATTGCTCGAGCACGAAAGTTTGCGGTTCCACGATCCAATACTCGGGAATTCGGTAAAAGGCATAAACCTTCGCCTTGTCCACTTTGTCTCTCTGCAGGGTAGAGGGTGAGAGAATTTCGACAACGAGATCGGGAGGACCTTCCACGCCGCGTTCGGTTAAAATGTGGATGCGATCCTGGCGAACCAGCAAAAGATCCGGTTGGCGAACTTCAGATGGCGACAGAATCAAGTCGATGGGTGCGTTTAGGATGATATAATCGCGTTCACAGGTGTCGGCCAATGTCCTCAGTAGTTCATAGCTGAGCAGTTGATGGCGGGGTGAGGGGGAGGGACTCATGAGCTCGAGGCGGCCCGCCGCCAATTCGTAGCGGTTTCCGTCATCGAGGGCCGCGTAATCGTCGTAGGTCATTCCGCCTTCCCGAACCACCGACGGTTTTTGCTGCGGGGTCGGCCGTTGGTTTTCCTTTTGTCCCATAACATCGCACCCCTCCTCTGCCTGGCGATCTTTTCGATGTCCATTGTAGCACATCCTTTCCGCCTCCTATCGACAGACGGCCCGAATCGGGTCGAATTGACATCCAGACAACTCATGTATAAAATTAAGTTGTCGGAAGGTGCTTAGGGGGGTGGAAGGATGGGGCTTCGGGTCTGCATGATTTCGGATCACGGCGATCCTCTGGCGACACTTGGGGATACCCAAAGTGGCGGGCAGAATCAGTACGTGTATCAGCTCAGCATCCACCTGGATCGCCTGGGGCATCAAGTGGATGTCTACACCCACTGGTCCCGGGAGGATGCGCCGGAGGTAGAAACTTTCGGGGATCGCGCCCGGGTGATCCGGGTGGCGGCCGGGAAGCGGGGCTATCTCCCGAAAGGTGATCTCTATGAGCGGCTGGATCTTTTTTATCATGAATTATCGGCGAAGATCGCCACTTGTGGGCCTTATGATCTGGTCCACGCCCACTACTGGATGTCAGGCGCCCTAGGGCGCGTCCTGCGCCGGGAGCTGAACTGTCCGCTGATTTACACGCCGCATTCCCTGGGGATGGTCAAAGGGCTTCAGACGGGCAGGTGGGACTGGGAGAGGCTCTGGAAGGAACGGTCGATTTTGGTGGAGGCCGATCACGTCGTGGTGACCACCGAAACCGAGAGAGAGCATGCCAAGGAATTTTGCGGGAAGACGGCGACGGCGCCCATCAGTGTGATCCCGGCGGGGGTGGGGGAACATTTTATAGTCGATCCGAAAGTGGAGTCGGCAACGGATGAGACGGCGGATCGGGACTGCGGGGTGCCCGTGGATCCAAATGGACATCGGCGGCCTTATGTGTTGTACGTCGGCCGATTGGCGAAGGAGAAAGGTCTCGGTGTACTGTTGGACGCATACAGCATGTGGGTGGCCCGGAATCCCGATGTTCCGGATTTGTGGGTCGCAGGAGGGGATCGGGAAGGCCGGGAGTGGCGGCGATGGACGGTGACACACGCCGCACTCGGCGAACTGTTGACCAGGATGCCGGATCGGGTTCGGTACTTGGGACCGGTGGAGAACGAAAAATTGCCGCAGCTGTACCGGGGGGCGGCGATGGTGGTGGTGCCCTCTTGGTATGAATCCTTCGGTTTGGTGGCGGCAGAAGCCATGGCGGCGGGGGGCGTCGTGATCGCTTCCGGGGTTGGAGGTCTCCGCCATATCGTTCAGGATGGGGTCACAGGCCGGTTGGTCCCACCCCGGGACTCCGGGGCCTTGGTCCAAGCCATGGATGAAATATGGGTGAGTCCGTCTCTTCGGAACGCCTTTCGCAGAAAGGGGACTCGGGATGCCCGGCGAAGGTTTTTCTGGCCGAACATCGCTCCGCAAGTGGTGGAAGTCTATATGGGCTACGTCAAACAGCCCGTCGTCCTCCCCTGAACAGCCTCGGGTGGAGATGGGGATCGTCACAGATCTGGATGACACGTTGGTCGGTTCCTCCGAATGTCTGTCCGCCTTTTTGCGTTGGCGGGAGGGGCGGCCGCAGTGGGGGCTCGTGTATGCCACCGGCCGATACTTGGATTCGGCGCTGGAGTTGATCCGGGAAGCGGGGCTGCCCCGGCCGGAAGCGTTGATTACCGACGTGGGGAGTCGGATCTTTTTCCCCGCTTCGGGTTCTCCCGGCGGAGGTTCGGGCCGGGAGAGGGCGGGGGGCGAGGGTTCGCCGGTTTCCGGGACGGAGTGGGAAGAAGATTTGAGGTGGTGGAGCCGGGCCTTGGCAACCTGGCGGCCGGTGGAGGCGGTCCGGGCCCTTGAAGGAGTCCCGGGCTTTTCTGTGGACGCGGTGGACGGGGAAGATCCCCGGGGGCCGAAAGGGCGGATCAGCGGCAGGTGGGATGGAGATCCAGGCGTTGTCGCTCAAGTTGAGAAAGCGTTGAAAGAAGCCGGTTTACCGGTTCGGATTCTGACGAGCCGGGGTCGGATCGACGTAATTCCAGCTTCCGGGGGGAAGGGGGCGGCGGCCCGGTACGCCGTGGGCCGGCTGGGTTGGCGGAAGGTCCTCGCCTGTGGGGACAACGGAAACGACCGGGACCTGCTTCTGGCCGGCTTTCCCGCTGTGCTGGTCGGAAACGCCGATAAGGGGATGCGGGAAGAACGTTGGCCGCCCCGGGTATACATCGCCTCGAAACCTTACGCCTGTGGTATACTGCAAGGATGGGAGCATTGGTATGGGGGTCCGAACATGGAAGGGCCCTGACAGCCCCGGAAACTGTGCGAAGGAGTGCGTGGTTGTGGCTGGTCCCCATTCGGAGGGTCTTTCTCGCTATGAGCAGATCGCTGTGGATATTGCTCAAAAAATCGCGTCCCAGGAGTATAGGGAAGGCATGAAGTTGCACGGTCGGTCTACCCTGGCCAGTCAGTACAACGTGTCGCCGGAAACGATTCGCAGGGCGATCTCCGTGCTCGATGCCGCGAAAGTGGTCCGGGTGCAACCCGGCGTTGGAATCGTGGTGTTGTCGAAACGGGCGGCTGAATTGTTCCTGTCCCAGATGCATTTTAAGCGCACGCTGGAAGAGTTGCACCGCCGCTTGACCGAATTGGTGGAAAAACGCCGGGTGATTGACAACGAGATCGACCAGGTGCTTCACGATATTCAACATTCTTCTCACCGGTATGTGGTGTTGCACGATTTGCTTCACTGCGTGGCCATTCCCGAAGGTTCTCCGGTGATCGGAAAAACCCTGAGGGACCTCTCTTTTCGCAACGTGACCGGGGCGACGGTGGTATCCATCGAGCGGTCGGACCGGGCCATGAATCTCGCGGCCGGAGAGGCCCCCCTGTCCGCCGGGGATCTGCTTTGGCTCATAGCCGAACCCGGGTCTCTGGCCCAGGTGGAACGGCTGCTGGGGAGCGGCCCCCAGGTGTGACAGGAGGTTGCCTCAGTGTCGGCAGAAAGCAACCGAGGGCCCGGGGACCCGGCGGTGCGGGCCCGGGGACTCGTCAAGCAGTACGGCCATTTTCAGGCGGTTCGGGGGATTGATTTGCTCGTGCGGCGCGGCGAGTGTTTCGGGGTGCTCGGCCCCAATGGGGCGGGGAAATCCACGACCATGAAGATGATTTACGGTCGCACGCCCCTGAGCGCCGGGGAACTTTTTGTGCTGGGGATGGATGTCCGCACGGAGATGCGGCGGATCAAAGCCCGGATCGGCGTGGTTCCCCAAGAGGATAATCTGGATCCTGATTTCACAGTGATCCGGAACCTGCTCGTGTTCGCCCGGTATTTTGGCCTGTCCCGGAGAATTGCCCGGGAACGGGCGGAGCAGCTGCTGGATTTTGTCGGGTTGGCGGAGCGGCGGGATTCCCGGGTGGACAGTCTCTCCGGGGGGATGAAACGCCGGCTGGTGATCGCCCGGGCCTTGATCAACGATCCGGAGCTGTTGATTCTGGACGAACCCACCACCGGGCTGGATCCCCAAGCCCGGCAGCTGGTGTGGAGCAAGATGCGGGAACTGCGCACCCGGGGTGTCACGCTGCTCCTGACCACCCATTACATGGAAGAAGCCGCCCGGTTGTGCGACCGACTCGTCATCATGGACGGGGGACGCATTCTGGCCGAGGGATCGCCCCAGGGTCTGATTGAAGCTCACGCCGGGCCCTGGACGGCAGAGGTGATGCTGCCTCCGGCACAGCACCAAGAGGCGCTGAGG is from Kyrpidia tusciae DSM 2912 and encodes:
- a CDS encoding zinc-dependent alcohol dehydrogenase family protein codes for the protein MKAMVIPEPGRAVIREVPEPEPGPGEVVVSVKAAGICGTDFHIFEGDSLGSYPIIPGHEFAGVVAKVGPAVTSLAVGDRVAVDPSLFCGRCRYCLTNRGNHCENWGGIGTTVPGGFAEQVAVPESSAFRLPDALSFQEGAFVEPVACVVHGINRLNLRPGERVLLFGAGAMGQQLVQALVHAGAAELTAVDVDPGKLALARRFGATRTVLAAALEKELGGELESFDAVVDATGAPAVIETALRFLGPAGKFLQFGVAPKRAKISLSPFDLYRRDWTLIGSMAINHTFLPALEWVAAGRIQVKPLLSKTIPLEELPEFLGRPKAPELLKVQVVF
- a CDS encoding aldo/keto reductase family protein, with product MEYRRLGKSGLKVSAIALGSWLTYGTVTEERTAEACVHKAFELGINHFDCANVYGAEPHAAERVLGRALREYPRESYVVTTKAFWPVGAGPNDRGLSRKHIIGEVEKSLTALGVDYVDIFYCHRFDPETDLEETLRAIDDLITQGKILYAGFSEWSPVQIADGVRLQKELGLHRFVASQPLYNMLNRGIEAEVIPLCAREGIGQVVFSPLGQGVLTGKYRPGQQPPAGSRGATPEVQAFMRRYLQPEILQKVEELAAVARRYDLTLARMALAWVLRLPEVSSALVGASRPEQVEENVKAAGVVLPEEALREIDRILGAAG
- a CDS encoding Uma2 family endonuclease — translated: MGQKENQRPTPQQKPSVVREGGMTYDDYAALDDGNRYELAAGRLELMSPSPSPRHQLLSYELLRTLADTCERDYIILNAPIDLILSPSEVRQPDLLLVRQDRIHILTERGVEGPPDLVVEILSPSTLQRDKVDKAKVYAFYRIPEYWIVEPQTFVLEQYILEKERYELTAVYHGEEPVSSPGMPCISFTMQAIAERIPDIGPRAAGTKSNP
- a CDS encoding glycosyltransferase, with amino-acid sequence MGLRVCMISDHGDPLATLGDTQSGGQNQYVYQLSIHLDRLGHQVDVYTHWSREDAPEVETFGDRARVIRVAAGKRGYLPKGDLYERLDLFYHELSAKIATCGPYDLVHAHYWMSGALGRVLRRELNCPLIYTPHSLGMVKGLQTGRWDWERLWKERSILVEADHVVVTTETEREHAKEFCGKTATAPISVIPAGVGEHFIVDPKVESATDETADRDCGVPVDPNGHRRPYVLYVGRLAKEKGLGVLLDAYSMWVARNPDVPDLWVAGGDREGREWRRWTVTHAALGELLTRMPDRVRYLGPVENEKLPQLYRGAAMVVVPSWYESFGLVAAEAMAAGGVVIASGVGGLRHIVQDGVTGRLVPPRDSGALVQAMDEIWVSPSLRNAFRRKGTRDARRRFFWPNIAPQVVEVYMGYVKQPVVLP
- a CDS encoding sucrose-6F-phosphate phosphohydrolase, which gives rise to MGIVTDLDDTLVGSSECLSAFLRWREGRPQWGLVYATGRYLDSALELIREAGLPRPEALITDVGSRIFFPASGSPGGGSGRERAGGEGSPVSGTEWEEDLRWWSRALATWRPVEAVRALEGVPGFSVDAVDGEDPRGPKGRISGRWDGDPGVVAQVEKALKEAGLPVRILTSRGRIDVIPASGGKGAAARYAVGRLGWRKVLACGDNGNDRDLLLAGFPAVLVGNADKGMREERWPPRVYIASKPYACGILQGWEHWYGGPNMEGP
- a CDS encoding TrkA C-terminal domain-containing protein — encoded protein: MAGPHSEGLSRYEQIAVDIAQKIASQEYREGMKLHGRSTLASQYNVSPETIRRAISVLDAAKVVRVQPGVGIVVLSKRAAELFLSQMHFKRTLEELHRRLTELVEKRRVIDNEIDQVLHDIQHSSHRYVVLHDLLHCVAIPEGSPVIGKTLRDLSFRNVTGATVVSIERSDRAMNLAAGEAPLSAGDLLWLIAEPGSLAQVERLLGSGPQV
- a CDS encoding ABC transporter ATP-binding protein: MSAESNRGPGDPAVRARGLVKQYGHFQAVRGIDLLVRRGECFGVLGPNGAGKSTTMKMIYGRTPLSAGELFVLGMDVRTEMRRIKARIGVVPQEDNLDPDFTVIRNLLVFARYFGLSRRIARERAEQLLDFVGLAERRDSRVDSLSGGMKRRLVIARALINDPELLILDEPTTGLDPQARQLVWSKMRELRTRGVTLLLTTHYMEEAARLCDRLVIMDGGRILAEGSPQGLIEAHAGPWTAEVMLPPAQHQEALRRLEVDTAAGVVQIGNRGIRGWESAEDRLLLYTESVEEATAACERLKAMGLGGAGFFSRPTTLDDLFLRLTGRTLREG